The genomic region CGAAGTCCATGCCGAAGATGGTGACGATCGGCGTGAGCGCGGAGCGCAGGCCGTGCTTGGTGACGACCGTGGTCTCCTTCAGGCCCTTGGCCCTGGCCGTTCTGATGTAGTCCTCGCTCATCGTCTCCAGCATGCCCGCCCGGGTGAGCCGGGCGTACAGCGCGGAGAACAGGAAGGCGAGGCTGACCCAGGGCAGCAGCAGGTGCCAGGCCCATTCGGCCGGGTTCTGGGTGAAGGGGACGTAGTCGATGCTGTCCCAGATGGGGATCTCGTAGACGAAGAGCGCGTTCAGCACCTGGCCGGTGAAGAAGATCGGGAGCGAGACGCCGGCGAGCGCGATGAACATGGAGATGCGGTCGATCGGCTTGCCCTTGCGCAGCGCCGAGATCACGCCCGTCGTCACACCGCTGATCAGCCAGATCGCCGCCGCACCGACGGCCAGCGAGAAGGAGACCGGGATCCGCTGCTCCAACTGCGGCCACACCTCGATGTGGCTCTTGAAGGAGTACCCGAAGCAGGGTGCGCCGCAGTGCGTCGCCTCGGGGCCGAACCGGTAGTCGGCACCCGCCACGAGGCCCTTCAGGAAGTTCCAGAACTGCTCGTAGACGGGCTGATCCAGTCCCAGGTTCTTCTTGATCGCGGCGACGGACTCGGGGTTCGCGTCCTTGCCGACGTACTGGGTGGCCAACTGGTCGGCCGTCTGGCCCCCGAGGCGGGGCACCAGGAAGAAGATGGCGAAGGTGACTGCGCTGACCACCAGCAGCAACAGCACCGCGCCCATGACGCGTCGGAGGATGTACGCAGCCACAGCTGTACGGCCCCGGGTGGCCGCGGCGGGATCATCCGCCGCGGCCACCCGTTGCCTTCACCTGCCTTTCGAAAGGATCCGGCCTGCTGGTGTTACTTCGAGGAGCTCATCAGCAGGTAGTCGTACATGCCGAGGTAGGCCTGCGTGACCGTGACGTTGGTCGCGGACTGCGGCCGGAGCAGCAGGTTCTTGCGGTAGACGACCGGCACGACCGAGGCGTTGTCGAGCACCATCTTGTCGATCTCGCCCCAGGCCTTGGTCCGGGCCGCGTCGTCGGTGTTGGCGATCGCGTCCGTCAGGGCCTTGTTGATCTTCGGGTCGTCCAGCTCCATCAGGTTGTTGCCGCCCGAGGGCTTGATGGCCGCGCCGTTGACGATCTGGTCGAGGAAGCCGTAGCCGGTCGGCCAGTCGGCACCCCACGCCATCGAGAGCATGCCGAGCTTGTTCTCGTGGACGTAGCTGGGGACACCGGCGAAGTTGGAGAAGTACTTACCGGCCGGGAACTGCTTGATCTCGACGTTGATGCCGATCTTCTTCAGCGACGCCTGGACGGCCGTGGCCTGCGCCACCTCGGCGGGGCGGTCGGAGCGGGCGGTCAGGATCGTGTTGAAGCCGTTCGGCTTGCCGCACGCCTTCAGCTCTTCCTTGGCCTTGGCCGCGTTGCCCTTGTGACCCTCGGTCGCGTAGGTGTCGAACTTGGTGTAGCCGTTGACCGACGGCGGCAGCAGCGTGGTCGCCACGTCACCCTTCGGCGTACCGCCCATCGCGTCCAGCACCGACTGCTTGTCGAGGCCCCACTGCACGGCCTTGCGGCAGTGGATGTTGTCGAACGGGGCGACCTTCAGGTTCAGCGCGATGTACTGCGTGGCGCCGGCGTACGAGCTGTCCGTCTGGCCCGCGTTCTTGCCGGCCAGCACCTTCGGCTGGGTCTGCGGCGCCACACCGGTGCCCGCCGCGTCAGCCGTGATCTTGTTGGAGAGCAGGTCGTTGTCGATCGTGACCTGGTTGACCTTGAACTTGATCGTGACCTTGTCCGGCAGCGCCTTGCGGATCGGGTCCGTCTTCGCGTCCCACTGCGGGTTGCGCACCAGGGTGGCGCCGCGGCCCTCTTCGTAGGACTGGAACTGGTACGGGCCGGAGGACACGATGTTCTGCACGTACTTCGCGCCGTTGTCCTTCGCCTTCGGCACCGGCGCCGTCTGCGAGAACGTCGCCAGGTAGTCGAAGTCGGCGAACGGCTGCTTCAGCTTGAAGACGATCGTCCGGTCGTCCGGCGTCTCGATCGACTTGATGCCCTCGGCGGACTTGTCCTTGTAGGGACCCTGGTACTTGTCGCCGCCCTCAAGGTACGACTTGAAGTACGTCGGGCCGTTGGACAGTGCCTCGGGCGCGAAGTTGGAGCGCTCGATGGCGTACTTCACGTCCTTGGACGTCACCGGGGTGCCGTCCTGGAACTTCACGCCGGCGCGCAGCTTGTACGTCCAGGTCTTGGCGTCCGGGCTGGACTTGCCGAGGGACTCGGCGAGGTCCGGGACGACCTCCAGACCTTCCTTGCCCGCCGCCGGTTTGAACGTGGTGAGCGTTCTGCCGTAGAGGCGGGAGAAGTTCTGCACCCAGCCGTAGTACGTGTTGCCGGGGTCGAGGGAGTCGGGCACGTCCGAGTGCTCGTACGTGACCGTCCCGCCCTTCTTGCTCGACGGGTTGACGATCGAGGTCAGCGCGGCGTCCTTCTTGCCGTTGCCTCCGTTCCCGTCGTTGTCGTCGCCTCCGCCGCCACATGCGGCAGCGCCCAGCGACAGTGCCAGGACCGACGCAACGCCGGCGGTCACCCTTCTCGTCTTCACCTGAGGAAGCCCCCTCATTCGATGGATCACTTGCTGCGAGGGTCGAGGGCGTCACGCAGCCCGTCACCCAGCAGGTTGAAGGCCAGGACGGTGATGAAGATCGCCAGTCCGGGCACGAACATGTACTGCGGATCAGCCGTGTAGAGATCCACAGCGTTGCTGAGCATGCCGCCCCAGGAGGCCTGCGGCGGAGCGATACCGACACCGAGGAAGCTCAGCGCGGCCTCGAACAGGATGTTCGTCGGGATGATCAGCGTCGAGTAGACGAGGATCGGCGCGACGAGGTTCGGGAGCAGTTCCCGGAACAGGACGTACGGGCCGCGCGCCCCGAGGCTCGTGGCGGCCTCGATGAACTCCCGCTTGCGCAGGGTCATCGTCTGGGCGCGCACGATGCGGCCGATGTACGGCCAGCTGAAGAAGCCGATCACGAAGATCAGCACGCAGATGCGCAGGGACAGGCCGTCGAGACCGAAGAACCCGTCCTGCACGGAGGCCGAGATCGAGATGGCGAACAGGAGCAGCGGGAAGGCGAGGAAGGTGTCCATCAGCCTGCTGATGACACTGTCCACCCAGCCGCCGTAGTACCCGGCGACGACACCGAGCACGGTGCCGATGCACACGGACAGCAGCGTGGCGCCGCCCGCGACCAGGAGGGAGACCCAGGAGCCGTCGATGATGCGGGCGAGCATGTCCCGGCCGTACTGGGGGTCCACGCCGAGCGGGTGGTCCCAACTCATGCCTCCCCAGCCGCCCTTGGGGGCGAGCAGCGCGGGGTCGATGAGGTCCTGGTTGAACTTGTTGGGATCGAGGTTGAAGATCCACTGGATCGGCTTGGAGAGCACCGCCATCAGCACGAGCAGCATGACGACGACGCCTCCCGCCATCGCCACCTTGTCCCGCTTGAAGCGCATCCAGGCGATCTGGGTGAGCGAGCGCCCTTCGATCTGGCTCTTCTTGACCCCGGAGAGCACGGCCTCGGGCTGTGCTCCGGCTTCCGCCCCGGTGGTCTCGATCGGTGCGGTCACGGTGCGATTGACCCCTCTCGGGCCGGCGATCGCCGAGCCCCTGGCTGCCGCTGTAGCGGTTTGCTTGTCTCGTACACGAGACCGACCCGGCCCGTGTCTTGCGGGGAGTCTTCAACGCTTTGGCGATCTGTTGCCAGACTTGACGGTGAAAGGATGCGTAAACGTGATGCTGTCTGCGGGGTTCCGTTATCCGGACAGTGGGTAGCGGGGGTCGGACGCGCTGAGACAGGGGCATTTTAGGACATACCTGCGCTTTTCACCCCTATCTACGCGCGAAGAGCTGAGAGCCTGTCGCGTTTGAGGGTGGGAAGCAGGGACCGTGGGGGCGGCCTGGAGGTGGGTCAGTACCGGCCCTGGACCGGGGGGTAGCCGTAGCCCGAGGCCGGGGCCTGGACTGGGGCGGTGGCGTGGGCCTCACGGTCGTAGAAGGGGCGGGCGCTCGCGCGCAGCCACATGGCGACCGGGTCGTGCTCGTCGGACATGGCGACGGTCGAGACGGGCAGCCCGTCCGGTACGGCACCGAGGGACTGCTGCATCATCGCGCGCACGGAATCCACGGCCGGCGGCGAGGTGTCGTACACATCCAGTCCGATGGCGAGGTACGGCGCCCCCAGCGCGGGCTGCACCCAGGCCCGGCGCAGCGAGCGGACGGCCGGG from Streptomyces chartreusis NRRL 3882 harbors:
- a CDS encoding ABC transporter permease, with the protein product MAAYILRRVMGAVLLLLVVSAVTFAIFFLVPRLGGQTADQLATQYVGKDANPESVAAIKKNLGLDQPVYEQFWNFLKGLVAGADYRFGPEATHCGAPCFGYSFKSHIEVWPQLEQRIPVSFSLAVGAAAIWLISGVTTGVISALRKGKPIDRISMFIALAGVSLPIFFTGQVLNALFVYEIPIWDSIDYVPFTQNPAEWAWHLLLPWVSLAFLFSALYARLTRAGMLETMSEDYIRTARAKGLKETTVVTKHGLRSALTPIVTIFGMDFGTLVGTAVLTETVFSLQGIGAYSVQAIKDNDLPIVMGVTLVAAFFIVFCNLVVDLVYAAIDPRVRYS
- a CDS encoding ABC transporter permease, with protein sequence MTAPIETTGAEAGAQPEAVLSGVKKSQIEGRSLTQIAWMRFKRDKVAMAGGVVVMLLVLMAVLSKPIQWIFNLDPNKFNQDLIDPALLAPKGGWGGMSWDHPLGVDPQYGRDMLARIIDGSWVSLLVAGGATLLSVCIGTVLGVVAGYYGGWVDSVISRLMDTFLAFPLLLFAISISASVQDGFFGLDGLSLRICVLIFVIGFFSWPYIGRIVRAQTMTLRKREFIEAATSLGARGPYVLFRELLPNLVAPILVYSTLIIPTNILFEAALSFLGVGIAPPQASWGGMLSNAVDLYTADPQYMFVPGLAIFITVLAFNLLGDGLRDALDPRSK
- a CDS encoding ABC transporter substrate-binding protein, which gives rise to MRGLPQVKTRRVTAGVASVLALSLGAAACGGGGDDNDGNGGNGKKDAALTSIVNPSSKKGGTVTYEHSDVPDSLDPGNTYYGWVQNFSRLYGRTLTTFKPAAGKEGLEVVPDLAESLGKSSPDAKTWTYKLRAGVKFQDGTPVTSKDVKYAIERSNFAPEALSNGPTYFKSYLEGGDKYQGPYKDKSAEGIKSIETPDDRTIVFKLKQPFADFDYLATFSQTAPVPKAKDNGAKYVQNIVSSGPYQFQSYEEGRGATLVRNPQWDAKTDPIRKALPDKVTIKFKVNQVTIDNDLLSNKITADAAGTGVAPQTQPKVLAGKNAGQTDSSYAGATQYIALNLKVAPFDNIHCRKAVQWGLDKQSVLDAMGGTPKGDVATTLLPPSVNGYTKFDTYATEGHKGNAAKAKEELKACGKPNGFNTILTARSDRPAEVAQATAVQASLKKIGINVEIKQFPAGKYFSNFAGVPSYVHENKLGMLSMAWGADWPTGYGFLDQIVNGAAIKPSGGNNLMELDDPKINKALTDAIANTDDAARTKAWGEIDKMVLDNASVVPVVYRKNLLLRPQSATNVTVTQAYLGMYDYLLMSSSK